TGTCTTATCAGCTTTTTCATCTCCTTCATTCTCTTTCAAAACTACACCAACAATAGTCCTAATACCCTTAACAAGTAAATTGACACTTGTAGTGTCCGCCGCTACAGCATCCTGACCTTCTTTCACAGCATTTCCAATAGCATCACCACCAGTAGCCCCTTTTGCAGCTTCTTTTGCTCCCTCAGCAATCTTATCTACAGTCCCACTAATAAACTGCTCAACAACTGTTTTAACTTTTTCATATTGCCCATTCTTTTCTAAAATTTCGTTTAACTTTGCTTTAGTAGTTTGCATACTCTTCTCAATATCACTAAAATATTTCCCTATTTCACTTTTCTTTGTGTCCGCTTTTATTCCCAATGTCCCTGTAATCATATCCCCAAAACTCACAAAAACTTCCAAAAATCCTTTCCCTAAATTTGCAATCGACCCTAGAAATTGGCTCTTCGCCTTCTCTTCTTCCAACATCCCATTATTACATCCCATCACTATCATCATCATCAATATTATTCCCTTCATCCTCATTCTATCCCACATCTTATCCACTCTCTTTACTCTCTATATTTCTCTCCTACCTTTTATTTCTTCTATTTTCATTTTCTTCGCCTCCTTATTTTTTCTTCCTTTTTAGCTTTCTTATAGCTTATTTATTAAGGAAGCCAAAAATATGACTTATATAACACATACAATACTGCAAATAAAAAAAGAGAGCTTGATTGCTCTCTTTACTAATATTTATACCTAATCATTTTTAACTATATTTAATATTACTATTCTAATCTTACTGTTGCCCTACTGCTTTTGGCTATCTTGCTTTATCTACTTCTTGTTTTACTTTCTCAATGACATTCTTTACTGTCTTCTTCACTATTTCTTCTACTGCTCCTAATAATTTATTTACCGCACTTATCCCTACTGCTTGTACTACTTTGTGATCGTTATCATCATTATGTGTAGCCAATTTTTCTTCTTTAACTAATGAACGCAATGCTATTCCTCCTGCCACTGCTCCTGCTTTTGATGCAGCATTTGCTACATTAGCTGCTGTTCCTCCTACTGCAAATTCCAATGGTGTTGTATTCACATCTGCAACTGCCCCTAATTCTTTAACATCTCCTTCTGTTGAATTAACTATTAATGCTAACATCTCCTCTCTTCTCACTGAGGACACTATCAATGCTGCTTTTTCTCCCACTGCTACTCTTACAGCACCTATAGCTAAAACCTTAACTC
The window above is part of the Borrelia hispanica CRI genome. Proteins encoded here:
- a CDS encoding variable large family protein, with translation MWDRMRMKGIILMMMIVMGCNNGMLEEEKAKSQFLGSIANLGKGFLEVFVSFGDMITGTLGIKADTKKSEIGKYFSDIEKSMQTTKAKLNEILEKNGQYEKVKTVVEQFISGTVDKIAEGAKEAAKGATGGDAIGNAVKEGQDAVAADTTSVNLLVKGIRTIVGVVLKENEGDEKADKTIDSDKKKVGQLFAKKNDDRAQDTEAAKASASVGAVSGADILQAIAKSSEAVNVDEIDKAKNAAEIAIAPAKDDKKEVAVESAKKDAVIAAGIALRAMAKDG